From a region of the Rhipicephalus microplus isolate Deutch F79 chromosome X, USDA_Rmic, whole genome shotgun sequence genome:
- the LOC142777502 gene encoding uncharacterized protein LOC142777502: MAGIKPPKPFDFQNAADWPAWMDEFDDYRFASGLHEKKDEVQVRTLLYTMGRKSREILRPLNVKDEEMEDFKLVKSKFNDYFVHTKNIVYESARFNLRRQQLGETVDQFATELSKLADRCEFASMKERLIRDRFVVGLRNQVLSEELQMDPKLTMATALARARASETVKQQQAELKEHEGTVPEACVAAVKPKKAAAKSTFTRCQKPAYHQNYCSYRARPFHPRNKCPAQKETCRFCRKLGHYEKACRKKKQRDTNLDSIAKADGKFKGTVEQCANTQSEHFVTAKINDQTLRMKVDTGAAVTVVGENYPFLPPSLLERQLFTTNHLRRAELAHALVGTTSHKSSENCSLPR, from the coding sequence ATGGCGGGAATCAAGCCTCCTAAGCCCTTCGACTTCCAGAATGCAGCGGACTGGCCCGCCTGGATGGACGAATTTGACGACTACAGATTCGCGTCTGGGCTACATGAGAAAAAAGACGAAGTTCAAGTAAGGACTCTTCTCTATACTATGGGCAGAAAGTCGAGGGAGATTCTTCGGCCGCTAAACGTAAAAGACGAAGAAATGGAGGACTTCAAGCTCGTAAAGTCTAAATTTAACGACTACTTTGTCCACACCAAGAACATAGTCTACGAAAGTGCTCGCTTTAATCTACGCCGCCAACAACTGGGAGAAACAGTAGACCAGTTTGCAACCGAGCTTAGCAAGTTAGCCGACAGATGCGAGTTCGCAAGCATGAAGGAACGCCTAATAAGAGACCGCTTCGTAGTAGGACTACGGAACCAGGTTCTTTCGGAAGAACTGCAGATGGACCCCAAGCTAACGATGGCCACTGCTTTGGCAAGAGCGCGTGCGAGCGAAACCGTAAAGCAACAGCAAGCAGAACTAAAAGAGCATGAGGGCACAGTCCCAGAAGCTTGCGTAGCCGCAGTAAAGCCCAAGAAAGCCGCTGCAAAGAGCACGTTTACTCGCTGTCAGAAGCCCGCTTATCATCAAAATTACTGCAGTTATCGTGCCAGACCATTTCACCCGCGAAACAAGTGTCCAGCGCAAAAAGAAACGTGCAGATTTTGCCGGAAGTTGGGCCACTATGAAAAGGCATGCcgaaaaaagaagcaaagagacACAAATCTCGATAGCATCGCCAAAGCTGATGGCAAGTTTAAAGGCACGGTCGAGCAGTGTGCGAACACACAATCTGAGCATTTCGTGACGGCAAAGATAAACGACCAGACGCTCCGCATGAAAGTAGATACGGGAGCCGCAGTGACAGTCGTCGGTGAAAATTATCCTTTTCTTCCGCCTTCTCTCTTGGAAAGACAGCTGTTCACAACAAACCATTTACGTCGTGCAGAACTTGCGCATGCCCTTGTTGGGACTACCAGCCATAAAAGCTCTGAGAATTGTTCGCTTCCTAGATGA